The Candidatus Baltobacteraceae bacterium genome includes the window GCTGGTTTTGATCGACCACGTCGGGCATCACGCGGCTGATGCTGCCGAGGACGTCGATCGCGGGGTAGTGGTTCGCCGCCGCGAGCTGGCGCGAGAGAACGATGTGTCCGTCGAGAATCGAACGCACTGCGTCGGCGACCGGCTCGTTCATATCGTCGCCGTCGACGAGCGTGGAGTACAGCCCGGTGATCGTACCGACCTGCGCCGTCCCCGCGCGTTCCAGAAGCTTCGGCAAGAGCGCGAAGACCGACGGCGTGTAACCGCGCGTGGTCGTCGGTTCGCCGATTGCGAGCCCGACTTCGCGCTGGGCCATTGCAAACCGCGTGACCGAATCCATCATCAGCATGACGTCGAGGCCCTGGTCCCGGAAATATTCGGCGATGGTCGTCGCCACGAAGGCGGCCTTGATGCGCACCAAAGCGGGCTGGTCGCTCGTGGAAACCACGACCACGCTGCGCCGCAGTCCATCTTCGCCAAGATCGCGCTCGATGAAGTCGCGCACCTCTTTGCCCCGCTCGCCGATGAGCGCGATGACGTTGATATCGGCCGACGTATTGCGCGCGATCATGCCGAGGATCGTCGACTTGCCGACGCCGCTACCCGCGAAGATGCCGACGCGCTGGCCCTTTCCGCAGGTCAGCAATCCGTCGATCGCGCGAATGCCGAGCGTCAGCGGCTCGGTGATTCGCTTGCGCGTGAGCGGATCGGGCGGCGCCGCCAAAACGCGCGAGCGCTTCTCTGCAACGATACGCCCCTTGCCGTCGATCGGGCGGCCCAACCCGTCGAGTACGCGCCCAAGAAGTCGATCCGTGCAGCCGATTTCAAGCGGCTTTCCAAGACTCACGACTTCTGAGCCGGCCCCGATACCGCGCAACTCGCCGAGCGGCATGATCAGCACGCGATTGTCGCGGAATCCCACGACTTCGGCAAGGACCGGCTCCGCCGTTCGCTTGTAGCTGATCTCGCAAGTCTCGCCGATCGCCATGTTTGGGCCGAGACTCTCGATCACGACGCCGATCACCTGGCGCACCTTTCCGTTCTGGCGCACGAGATCGACGGACTCGATCAATCCGATGTAGCGGTCCGCGGAAAAAACGGGCAGTTCGGTCACGCGCGTCAGCTCGCTTGAGCGGACGGGTTCAACAGACTCTCTTTGCCCGCCGGCGCGAGCGAGAGGGCTTCCTCAACGTGCAACAGGCGGCGAACCTCGCGCAGCTGCGTTGAAACCTTCGCATCGATGGTGCCGGCTTCGGTTTCGATGACCACGCCGCCGCGATCGACGCGCTGATCCTCGATCACGCGCAGATGTTCGATGTCGTTCATCGACATCATCGTGTCGCGATTCTCGCGCATCGTCTCGATGTCGGCGGGGTTCACGCGAACCGTCACCGTTTCGCGATTGATCAAGCGCGTCAGCGCGGCGCGCGTCATTTCGAGGACCGTTCCCGGCTCGAGCGCCACGTGTTCGTGCAAGATTCGTTCCGCGATGGTG containing:
- the fliI gene encoding flagellar protein export ATPase FliI; the encoded protein is MTELPVFSADRYIGLIESVDLVRQNGKVRQVIGVVIESLGPNMAIGETCEISYKRTAEPVLAEVVGFRDNRVLIMPLGELRGIGAGSEVVSLGKPLEIGCTDRLLGRVLDGLGRPIDGKGRIVAEKRSRVLAAPPDPLTRKRITEPLTLGIRAIDGLLTCGKGQRVGIFAGSGVGKSTILGMIARNTSADINVIALIGERGKEVRDFIERDLGEDGLRRSVVVVSTSDQPALVRIKAAFVATTIAEYFRDQGLDVMLMMDSVTRFAMAQREVGLAIGEPTTTRGYTPSVFALLPKLLERAGTAQVGTITGLYSTLVDGDDMNEPVADAVRSILDGHIVLSRQLAAANHYPAIDVLGSISRVMPDVVDQNQHSAASAVRDVMATYRDAEDLINIGAYVPGSNPRVDLALSKIESIRHFLRQGVYESSSYEQTVNQLMGVA